TCTGTGGAGTGCATTCCAGGTcaccttcttccctctcctcaaCCAAAAATTCTGACCCATGACTCACTCCCCTCCCAGTCCAGCAACAGTGGGTTCTAAGCCCACGAGCTCCTGGAGGAGTAGTTTCTACAGGCTAGGTCCTCCAGGACCTGATCCTAGGGAGTGTCGGGGAAGGAAGCTTACTGTGAGTATCCGACGCGGCTCTGGATAACGGATGTGGATGGTGGAACCATCCTGCTTGACCAGGAGAATAGGGTAGAGGCGTGCGTAGGTCTGCCGGTGCACTCGAGTGAGTGAGGCTCTGTTGCAGTCAGCCCGCCAAGAGGATGTATACAGGTAGCGGCAGCTCTCAGGGGCAGCCCTCGTCATCCCACACTGCCAGAGCAGGCTGCAGACACACGTGTGCTGGTCAGTGGCTGGCGCCAGGGCCAGAGTGGCCACGCAGCCCAGCTCCTGTGGGGGCACACAGCAACGCGCACCAGGGCAGGATGTGGTCAGAGCAGCTCCACTCCACAT
The DNA window shown above is from Bos indicus x Bos taurus breed Angus x Brahman F1 hybrid chromosome 7, Bos_hybrid_MaternalHap_v2.0, whole genome shotgun sequence and carries:
- the MRPL55 gene encoding 39S ribosomal protein L55, mitochondrial isoform X2, producing MTSGRRHTRSENLLWQCGMTRAAPESCRYLYTSSWRADCNRASLTRVHRQTYARLYPILLVKQDGSTIHIRYPEPRRILTMPVDLDSLSPEERRARFRKREGQLKEKKEEPELADDFDVEQYKQFWTKK